One window from the genome of Candidatus Didemnitutus sp. encodes:
- a CDS encoding alpha-mannosidase — MPRGPHPFPQLIPNRVEATLRRLHEQIWRETRVLAVHGTPARAEHRSLAAARREPLRPVRAGEAWGRLFDQRWFRLVLPTTSTTAPRYLEWLDQGEATLWVDDAPYYGFDVAHRRVALPATAREAWIESYCCQTAIWHPDATGLSPRGSLFTSARLLARDEETWAAAMDLQAAFDVMLHLRAQEPSRPPAELARVGLQPPLTEATPLYRRLLRLLDQALDAHELRGLPALRRALAALFAELRTERTFAHAVLTGHAHIDLVWLWPERIGEAKTVHTFATVNRLMALYPEFRFASSQPAGHRALERRAPVLARAVAERVQRGQWQLTGALEVESDTQLPCGEALARSFLLGQEEFRRLRGTPSRLLWLPDVFGYSACLPQLMRLAGVEWFFTTKLTWSAVTRFPFSSFIWRGADGSEVVAHVTQNAGYNNRLDLGELRANAQGHVQSDVHPEFLHPTGFGDGGGGPTEEMCERARRLSRLAGTPALSWDHPEAFFSRLARRRAQLPVFQGECYLEYHRGTFTTHGDVKAAFRGLERALQVREAVAAAQGLAPDLRDTWRRLVFAQFHDYIPGSSVAEVYAEGVPELRRLAATQHRAAQAALTRGRGAWHVFNPLPQPWSGWVRRRHNTPAQWMELPPLASRPWSDRGTPPAPASLVGRTLSNALVRAEVDAHGELRALTVRGRRIALRGPAAVAMLCPDVPANYDAWDVDRHSLALGAPVRTPPQFVAEETGPERVVLAVSRALGRASRLTLRYILEAGAAVLRLEAEVDWRESQAWLKLHFPTDYRGQQARFGTPFGSVLRSQQPGAPAADAQWEVPASRWATVAHDGEREGLALVTEAKYGFAAHDGELTVSLLRAARITGTDDHRYAVPLGLSRHAPASPFSDQGRHLIRLALTAYDAGAPTAAQPAALADTLFTSPIAYRGAPVSAGLLAIEEAPTLVPAWAMPVEAGVWVLRLHEVSGQSGTARLRLAPGWRALRCHLDGRPAGRASAWRYRPYEIVSVRLEAPTRKERR; from the coding sequence ATGCCCCGCGGCCCCCATCCGTTTCCCCAGCTGATCCCTAATCGCGTCGAAGCCACGCTGCGTCGCCTGCACGAACAGATCTGGCGGGAGACTCGCGTCCTCGCCGTTCACGGCACGCCGGCTCGCGCGGAACACCGTTCCCTCGCCGCCGCCCGCCGCGAGCCGCTCCGCCCCGTCCGGGCGGGCGAGGCCTGGGGACGATTGTTCGATCAACGCTGGTTCCGCCTCGTGCTGCCGACGACCTCGACGACCGCGCCGCGCTACCTGGAATGGCTCGATCAGGGCGAAGCGACCTTGTGGGTCGACGACGCGCCCTACTACGGCTTCGACGTGGCTCATCGCCGGGTGGCGCTGCCCGCGACCGCGCGCGAGGCTTGGATCGAGAGCTATTGCTGCCAGACCGCCATCTGGCACCCCGATGCCACCGGCCTTTCGCCGCGCGGCAGCCTCTTCACCAGCGCGCGTCTGCTGGCGCGAGACGAAGAAACCTGGGCCGCCGCCATGGACCTGCAAGCGGCCTTCGATGTCATGCTGCACCTGCGCGCGCAGGAGCCCTCCCGTCCGCCCGCTGAACTCGCACGCGTCGGGCTCCAGCCTCCGCTCACTGAGGCGACACCGCTCTACCGCCGGCTCCTGCGCTTGCTCGATCAGGCACTCGACGCCCACGAACTCCGCGGCCTCCCCGCGCTGCGCCGCGCGTTGGCGGCGCTCTTCGCCGAGTTGCGGACCGAACGCACCTTCGCCCACGCCGTCCTCACCGGACATGCGCACATCGACCTCGTCTGGCTGTGGCCGGAGCGGATCGGCGAGGCGAAAACCGTGCACACCTTCGCCACCGTGAATCGCCTCATGGCGCTGTATCCCGAGTTCCGCTTCGCCTCCAGTCAACCGGCCGGACACCGCGCGCTGGAGCGCCGCGCTCCGGTCCTCGCGCGGGCCGTCGCCGAGCGCGTGCAGCGCGGCCAATGGCAACTCACCGGCGCGCTCGAAGTCGAAAGCGACACGCAGCTGCCCTGCGGCGAGGCGCTCGCCCGCAGCTTCCTGCTCGGACAGGAGGAATTCCGCCGCTTGCGCGGCACACCGAGCCGCCTGCTCTGGCTGCCGGATGTGTTCGGCTACAGCGCGTGCCTGCCGCAACTCATGCGCCTCGCGGGCGTCGAATGGTTTTTCACCACCAAGCTGACTTGGAGCGCGGTCACGCGCTTTCCGTTCAGCAGCTTCATCTGGCGCGGCGCGGACGGCAGCGAGGTCGTCGCGCACGTCACCCAAAACGCCGGCTACAACAACCGACTCGACCTCGGCGAACTCCGCGCCAACGCGCAGGGACATGTCCAATCCGACGTCCATCCCGAGTTCCTGCACCCGACCGGTTTCGGCGACGGCGGTGGCGGCCCCACCGAGGAAATGTGCGAACGCGCCCGTCGTCTCAGCCGCCTCGCCGGCACGCCCGCGCTCAGCTGGGACCATCCTGAAGCCTTCTTCTCCCGCCTCGCCCGACGCCGCGCGCAGTTGCCGGTGTTCCAAGGCGAGTGCTACCTCGAGTATCACCGCGGCACCTTCACGACGCACGGCGACGTGAAGGCCGCTTTTCGCGGCTTGGAGCGAGCCCTGCAGGTGCGCGAAGCGGTCGCAGCCGCACAAGGTCTCGCGCCGGATCTGCGCGACACCTGGCGGCGGCTCGTGTTCGCGCAATTTCACGACTACATCCCGGGCAGTTCGGTGGCCGAAGTGTATGCCGAAGGCGTGCCGGAGCTCCGCCGCCTCGCGGCGACCCAGCATCGCGCCGCCCAAGCCGCTTTGACGCGCGGCCGCGGTGCCTGGCACGTGTTCAATCCCTTGCCGCAACCGTGGAGCGGTTGGGTGCGGCGCCGGCACAATACGCCGGCCCAATGGATGGAGTTGCCCCCCCTGGCCAGCCGGCCATGGAGCGACCGCGGCACGCCGCCGGCCCCCGCTTCCCTCGTCGGCCGCACGCTCAGCAACGCTCTCGTGCGCGCGGAAGTCGACGCGCACGGCGAACTCCGCGCCCTCACCGTGCGCGGACGTCGCATCGCGCTGCGCGGCCCGGCCGCCGTGGCGATGTTGTGCCCCGACGTGCCCGCCAACTACGATGCGTGGGATGTCGACCGGCATTCGCTCGCGCTCGGCGCCCCCGTGCGCACGCCGCCGCAATTCGTCGCCGAAGAAACCGGACCCGAGCGGGTCGTGCTCGCCGTATCTCGCGCGCTCGGCCGCGCGAGTCGCCTGACGCTCCGCTATATCCTCGAAGCGGGCGCCGCCGTGTTGCGCCTCGAAGCCGAGGTCGACTGGCGCGAATCGCAGGCGTGGTTGAAACTGCATTTTCCGACCGATTACCGCGGCCAACAGGCACGCTTCGGCACGCCCTTCGGCAGCGTGTTGCGCAGCCAGCAACCCGGTGCGCCCGCCGCCGACGCCCAGTGGGAGGTCCCCGCGAGCCGCTGGGCGACCGTCGCCCACGATGGCGAACGCGAAGGACTCGCGCTCGTCACCGAGGCGAAATACGGTTTCGCGGCCCACGACGGCGAGTTGACGGTCTCGCTCCTGCGCGCCGCCCGCATCACCGGCACCGACGACCATCGCTACGCCGTGCCGCTCGGCTTGAGCCGGCACGCTCCCGCCTCTCCGTTCTCCGATCAAGGTCGCCATCTGATCCGTCTCGCGCTGACCGCCTACGACGCCGGCGCGCCGACCGCCGCGCAACCCGCCGCACTGGCCGATACGCTTTTCACGTCGCCGATCGCTTACCGCGGTGCGCCCGTCTCCGCGGGTCTGCTCGCGATCGAGGAAGCGCCCACGCTCGTGCCCGCTTGGGCGATGCCGGTCGAAGCGGGTGTTTGGGTTCTTCGCCTGCATGAAGTCAGCGGACAATCCGGCACCGCGCGCCTGCGCCTCGCGCCCGGGTGGCGCGCACTGCGCTGCCACCTGGATGGCCGCCCCGCCGGGCGAGCCTCCGCCTGGCGTTACCGACCCTACGAAATCGTCAGCGTGCGCCTCGAAGCACCGACGCGGAAAGAGCGCCGTTAA
- a CDS encoding alpha/beta fold hydrolase, producing MKILLLACLALLSVHPTLRAADAPVAAAPAAKPVMLIVHGAWGGAWQFSKVDPLLREKGFDVRRPTLTGLGERSHLASKDIGLETHIQDVVNVILFENLHDIILVGHSYGGMVVTGVADRLPDRIKKLVYLDAMVPNDGECAQDVMGISDWIKSMTKDGMIVPPWAKPAGTYPNDVPHPAKTFTDPLALKNPAREKIPTVYILTVDPGKKPEEDAFWKSAERARTRGWPVTIMEADHNPQWHKPVETAELLGTLR from the coding sequence ATGAAAATCCTCCTCCTCGCCTGCCTCGCCCTCCTCTCCGTCCACCCGACCCTGCGCGCCGCCGACGCTCCCGTCGCAGCAGCTCCCGCCGCGAAACCCGTCATGCTCATCGTTCACGGCGCGTGGGGCGGTGCGTGGCAGTTCTCCAAGGTCGATCCGCTCCTCCGCGAAAAGGGCTTCGACGTCCGCCGCCCCACGCTCACCGGCCTCGGCGAGCGCTCGCATCTCGCCTCGAAGGACATCGGCCTCGAGACGCACATCCAGGACGTCGTGAACGTCATCCTTTTTGAAAATCTCCACGACATCATCCTCGTCGGCCACAGCTACGGCGGCATGGTCGTCACCGGCGTCGCCGATCGCCTCCCCGACCGCATCAAGAAACTCGTCTACCTCGACGCCATGGTCCCCAACGACGGCGAATGCGCCCAGGACGTCATGGGCATCTCCGATTGGATCAAAAGCATGACCAAGGACGGCATGATCGTCCCACCCTGGGCCAAGCCCGCCGGGACTTACCCCAACGACGTGCCGCACCCCGCCAAGACCTTCACCGATCCCCTCGCCCTCAAGAATCCTGCGCGCGAAAAAATCCCCACCGTCTACATTCTCACGGTCGACCCCGGCAAAAAGCCCGAGGAGGACGCCTTCTGGAAATCCGCCGAACGCGCCCGCACCCGCGGCTGGCCCGTCACGATCATGGAAGCCGACCACAACCCGCAGTGGCACAAACCCGTCGAAACCGCCGAGCTCCTCGGCACGCTGCGCTGA
- a CDS encoding YdeI/OmpD-associated family protein has product MTPRFFRTPAAFRAWLEQNHARVTELWVGLYKKAQAHRGITYHDALMEALCFGWIDGVMRRIDDASHMQRFTPRKSGSTWSNVNVAHVERLTREGRMAPAGLAAFAARTPAKTGIYSFERVTPPEFPPALRREFAAHAAAWKFFNAQPPGYRRLATFHVASAKQEATRARRLAKLIAASAAGRRLE; this is encoded by the coding sequence ATGACTCCCCGTTTCTTCAGGACCCCCGCCGCCTTCCGCGCCTGGCTCGAGCAAAACCACGCCCGCGTCACCGAACTCTGGGTCGGCCTCTACAAGAAAGCTCAAGCCCACCGTGGCATCACGTATCACGACGCCCTCATGGAAGCGCTCTGCTTCGGCTGGATCGACGGCGTGATGCGCCGTATCGACGACGCGAGCCACATGCAGCGCTTCACGCCGCGCAAATCCGGCAGCACCTGGAGCAACGTCAACGTCGCCCACGTCGAGCGCCTCACCCGCGAAGGCCGCATGGCCCCCGCCGGCCTCGCCGCCTTCGCCGCCCGCACGCCCGCGAAGACCGGCATCTACTCCTTCGAGCGCGTGACCCCTCCCGAATTTCCACCCGCCCTCCGTCGCGAGTTCGCGGCCCACGCCGCCGCGTGGAAATTCTTCAACGCCCAGCCGCCCGGCTACCGCCGCCTCGCCACCTTCCACGTCGCCTCCGCCAAGCAGGAAGCGACGCGCGCGCGCCGGCTCGCGAAACTCATCGCCGCCTCCGCCGCCGGCCGACGCCTCGAGTAG
- a CDS encoding DUF2225 domain-containing protein has translation MKRHRAPAAGGSSRFTLTPARPRASQWPARIVGRILLALGLVSAAASERAVVRQTCPLDGTEFEAVQDFSGYAEGQRLDLKKIGPISQPPALARCPQCGFPLFTKYPTAQEIARLREIVAGERFRTEARPASPWFALGILREELRADPFEIGRTYLHASWEAEDEQGDYARAAERALTWFDRAATDLRDQTERRTDCLVARYLGVELCRRLGRFDDAQQRLAKISSAHDEALPWLPRALAAQARRISARDAAPDDGRAEPPRAPR, from the coding sequence ATGAAACGGCATCGCGCGCCCGCTGCGGGCGGATCGTCCCGGTTCACGCTCACCCCGGCGCGCCCGCGCGCGTCCCAGTGGCCGGCACGCATCGTCGGTCGCATCCTGCTTGCCCTCGGTCTCGTCAGCGCCGCCGCCAGCGAGCGCGCGGTGGTCCGCCAAACCTGTCCGCTCGACGGCACGGAATTCGAAGCCGTGCAGGATTTCTCCGGCTACGCCGAGGGCCAGCGACTCGACCTGAAAAAAATTGGGCCGATCAGCCAGCCGCCCGCGCTCGCACGCTGCCCGCAATGCGGATTTCCCCTCTTCACCAAGTATCCCACCGCTCAGGAAATCGCCCGCCTGCGCGAGATCGTCGCCGGCGAACGCTTCCGCACCGAGGCGCGTCCCGCCTCGCCTTGGTTTGCCCTCGGGATCCTCCGCGAGGAACTGCGCGCCGATCCCTTCGAGATCGGGCGCACGTATCTGCACGCGAGTTGGGAAGCGGAAGACGAACAGGGCGACTACGCGCGCGCCGCCGAGCGGGCGCTGACCTGGTTCGACCGCGCGGCCACCGATCTCCGCGACCAAACCGAACGCCGCACCGACTGCCTCGTCGCCCGCTATCTCGGCGTGGAACTCTGCCGTCGCCTCGGCCGCTTCGACGACGCGCAGCAACGCCTCGCGAAAATCTCTTCGGCGCACGACGAAGCGCTGCCCTGGCTCCCGCGCGCGCTTGCCGCGCAAGCCCGGCGCATCTCCGCGCGCGATGCCGCGCCCGATGACGGCCGCGCCGAGCCGCCCCGCGCGCCGCGGTGA
- a CDS encoding YecH family protein: MHPQLTPSVHGHEVMDAMLASGRLFTRDTATDFLTGKFGFGTRYHTCSAEGMTAAELVDFLAARGKFVGTEEGFTVNTHHVCQH; the protein is encoded by the coding sequence ATGCACCCGCAACTCACTCCCAGCGTCCACGGCCACGAAGTGATGGATGCCATGCTCGCCTCCGGTCGCCTTTTCACCCGCGACACCGCCACCGATTTCCTCACGGGGAAATTCGGCTTCGGCACGCGCTACCACACCTGCTCGGCCGAAGGCATGACCGCCGCCGAACTCGTCGATTTCCTCGCCGCCCGCGGTAAGTTCGTCGGCACCGAGGAAGGCTTCACGGTCAACACGCACCACGTCTGCCAGCACTGA
- a CDS encoding ROK family protein, whose translation MSTAKIYLGTDSGATTSKTGGIFADGTIISHQLRQSSTNSQAGTDAVVRGWIEGAKGFLAENKLTWDQVGAVGLAIPGPYLSYGIMGQAANLPRSFLGWNFHNDYAAALAEAAGRPVPLVVGNDGNYGGVGEAHRVLAGRKASVLMLAPGSGLGAAYVGIDGAPLDGDTISGMEGGHMPAPLHLLGNIAPFKCGCGRDWGCVEAYTTISGLPQLLAHFLPRFPQHPLASSPAPDKDKALSLRGLAQQGDPLALAIFDFQARALGLHIANLLMALDTEYVVIGGGLIDPGATTPAFRLRYLEGIRAAAEPYLWEPQKARLKIVPATLGELSQAIGAALVARLSFPTPA comes from the coding sequence ATGAGCACGGCCAAAATCTATCTCGGCACCGACAGCGGTGCGACGACCTCCAAGACCGGCGGCATCTTTGCCGACGGCACCATCATCTCCCATCAGCTCCGCCAGAGCTCCACGAACTCCCAAGCCGGCACCGACGCCGTCGTGCGCGGCTGGATCGAGGGAGCAAAGGGTTTCCTCGCCGAGAACAAGCTCACCTGGGATCAGGTCGGCGCCGTCGGCCTCGCCATTCCCGGCCCCTATCTCAGTTACGGCATCATGGGGCAGGCGGCCAATCTGCCGCGCTCGTTCCTCGGGTGGAATTTCCACAACGACTACGCCGCCGCCCTCGCCGAAGCCGCCGGCCGGCCCGTGCCCCTCGTCGTCGGCAACGACGGCAACTACGGCGGCGTGGGCGAGGCCCACCGCGTGCTCGCCGGCCGCAAAGCCTCCGTGCTGATGCTCGCCCCCGGCTCCGGCCTCGGCGCCGCCTACGTCGGCATCGATGGCGCGCCACTCGACGGCGACACCATCTCCGGCATGGAAGGCGGCCACATGCCCGCTCCGCTGCACCTGCTCGGCAACATTGCGCCCTTCAAATGCGGCTGCGGACGCGACTGGGGCTGCGTCGAGGCCTACACGACGATCTCCGGCCTGCCCCAACTGCTCGCCCACTTCCTGCCGCGCTTCCCGCAGCATCCGCTCGCCTCGTCGCCCGCGCCGGACAAGGACAAGGCGCTGTCGCTCCGCGGTCTCGCGCAGCAAGGCGATCCGCTCGCCCTCGCGATCTTCGACTTCCAGGCGCGCGCGCTCGGCCTGCACATCGCGAACCTCCTCATGGCGCTCGACACCGAATACGTCGTCATCGGCGGCGGCCTGATCGATCCCGGCGCGACCACCCCCGCCTTCCGCCTGCGCTACCTCGAGGGCATCCGCGCCGCCGCGGAGCCCTATCTGTGGGAGCCGCAAAAGGCGCGTCTCAAGATCGTTCCCGCCACCCTCGGCGAGCTCTCCCAAGCCATCGGCGCCGCGCTCGTCGCGCGCCTCTCATTCCCCACGCCGGCCTGA
- a CDS encoding HD domain-containing protein, with translation MQTADIHSLLAFLRRAERLKTVTRTSWTSEGKQESTAEHTWRLCLFALSVKPWFPELDFERVLAIALVHDLGEAVSGDISAVLQVGAPPKHEQERRDLIQLLGDAPDSVRTNLLALFDEYNSAATPEAKFVKAVDKLETILQHNQGRNPATFDYAFNLPYGQQYTAGHPVIVKLREILDAETQARAAGDRPPPL, from the coding sequence ATGCAAACCGCGGATATCCACTCCCTGCTCGCGTTTCTCCGTCGCGCGGAGCGGCTGAAAACCGTCACGCGCACCTCGTGGACTTCGGAAGGCAAACAGGAAAGCACCGCCGAGCACACCTGGCGCCTCTGCCTCTTCGCGCTGAGCGTGAAACCGTGGTTTCCCGAGCTGGATTTCGAGCGCGTGCTCGCCATCGCGCTCGTGCACGACCTCGGTGAAGCGGTCAGCGGCGACATCTCCGCCGTGCTCCAAGTCGGCGCGCCGCCGAAACACGAGCAGGAACGCCGCGACCTCATCCAGTTGCTCGGCGACGCGCCCGACTCGGTGCGCACCAACCTCCTCGCGCTCTTCGACGAATACAACTCCGCCGCCACGCCCGAAGCGAAGTTCGTGAAAGCCGTCGATAAGCTCGAGACGATCCTCCAGCACAACCAAGGCCGCAACCCCGCGACCTTCGACTACGCCTTCAACTTGCCCTACGGCCAGCAATACACCGCCGGCCACCCGGTGATCGTGAAGCTCCGCGAAATCCTCGACGCCGAAACGCAGGCCCGCGCCGCCGGCGATCGCCCGCCACCGCTCTGA
- a CDS encoding amidohydrolase family protein — MLRRLAPLVAAVCATTAFAAETSTPAAPAVTYIKAARVIDPKSGTVLPDQVITVTGDKVTAVTALAATTLPAGAHLIDLGNATVLPGLIDCHTHVTGQPENFYEDIFRKSPIDEATTSHLYARRTLLAGFTTIRNVGAGNYVDFALRRAIEKGEVAGPRMQASGPALSATGGHGDLNGMSPYVRFEGDINGVADGVDAVRKKVRENVKYGADVIKMLATAGVLSEEESVGAPQYQLDEMKAIVDEAALWGRKVAAHAHGTEGIKMAIKAGVASIEHASFIDDEGIKLALERGTYLVPDIYNDDYILAEYSRMGYPDKIIEKERKVGRTQRENFAKAVKAGCKIAYGTDSGVYPHGWNGKQFFHMVKWGMTPMQAIQSATVAAADLLGWQTKVGQIAPGFYADLIAVKGDPLADVTVLEKIDFVMKGGEVYKDAIAGQPVKQFE, encoded by the coding sequence ATGCTTCGCCGCCTTGCCCCCCTCGTCGCCGCGGTCTGCGCGACCACCGCCTTTGCCGCCGAAACGTCCACTCCCGCGGCACCCGCCGTCACCTACATCAAGGCCGCGCGCGTGATCGACCCCAAGTCCGGCACGGTGTTGCCGGATCAGGTCATCACCGTCACCGGCGACAAGGTCACCGCTGTCACCGCGCTGGCCGCGACGACGCTCCCAGCGGGCGCACACCTGATCGATCTCGGCAACGCCACCGTGCTGCCGGGGCTGATCGATTGCCACACGCACGTCACGGGCCAGCCGGAGAATTTCTACGAGGACATCTTCCGTAAGAGCCCCATCGACGAGGCAACGACCTCGCATCTCTACGCGCGCCGCACGCTGCTCGCGGGCTTCACGACGATCCGCAATGTCGGCGCGGGCAACTACGTCGACTTCGCGCTCCGCCGGGCGATCGAGAAAGGCGAAGTCGCCGGCCCGCGCATGCAAGCCAGCGGCCCCGCGCTCAGCGCGACCGGCGGACACGGCGACCTAAACGGCATGTCGCCCTACGTGCGCTTCGAGGGCGACATCAACGGTGTCGCCGACGGCGTTGACGCGGTCCGCAAAAAAGTCCGCGAGAACGTCAAATACGGCGCCGACGTCATCAAGATGCTCGCGACCGCCGGCGTGTTGTCCGAGGAGGAATCCGTCGGCGCACCGCAATACCAGCTCGACGAGATGAAGGCCATCGTCGACGAGGCCGCGCTCTGGGGACGGAAGGTCGCCGCCCACGCCCACGGCACCGAAGGCATCAAGATGGCGATCAAAGCCGGCGTCGCCTCCATCGAGCACGCGAGTTTCATCGACGACGAAGGCATCAAGCTCGCCCTCGAACGCGGCACCTACCTCGTGCCCGACATCTACAACGACGATTACATCCTCGCCGAGTATTCGCGCATGGGCTACCCGGACAAAATCATCGAGAAGGAGCGCAAGGTCGGCCGCACGCAGCGCGAGAATTTCGCCAAGGCCGTGAAAGCCGGCTGCAAGATCGCCTACGGCACCGACTCCGGCGTCTACCCGCACGGCTGGAACGGAAAACAGTTCTTCCACATGGTGAAGTGGGGCATGACGCCCATGCAGGCCATCCAGTCCGCCACCGTCGCCGCCGCCGATCTGCTCGGCTGGCAGACCAAGGTCGGCCAGATCGCGCCCGGCTTCTACGCCGATCTCATCGCCGTCAAAGGCGACCCGCTCGCCGACGTCACCGTGCTGGAGAAAATCGATTTCGTCATGAAAGGCGGCGAGGTCTACAAGGATGCGATCGCCGGCCAACCGGTAAAGCAGTTCGAGTAA
- the hemF gene encoding oxygen-dependent coproporphyrinogen oxidase: MSVPDLNAVSGYLLALQDSICQTLEREDDGGEFREDRWSRPEGGGGRSRVLENGAVFEKAGVNFSHVTGKSLPASATAHRPELAGKPFHAMGVSLVIHPRNPYVPTSHANVRFFIAGEGEQATWWFGGGFDLTPYYGFEEDCVHWHRVARDACFPHGPELYPRFKKWCDDYFFLKHRNEPRGVGGVFFDDFNALGANESFAFLRSIGDAYLKAYVPIVQRRKATPFGERERDFQLYRRGRYVEFNLVWDRGTHFGLQSGGRTESILMSLPPLVSWRYDYQPQPGSPEARLYNVFLKPHDWANHT; encoded by the coding sequence ATGTCCGTTCCCGATCTCAACGCCGTCAGCGGCTACCTTCTCGCCCTCCAAGACTCCATCTGCCAAACGCTCGAACGCGAAGACGATGGCGGCGAGTTCCGCGAGGATCGCTGGTCGCGTCCCGAAGGCGGCGGCGGTCGCTCGCGCGTGCTGGAAAACGGCGCGGTGTTCGAGAAGGCGGGCGTCAATTTCTCCCACGTCACCGGCAAATCCCTGCCCGCCTCCGCCACGGCGCATCGCCCGGAGCTGGCGGGCAAGCCGTTCCACGCGATGGGCGTCTCGCTGGTCATCCACCCGCGCAACCCTTACGTGCCCACGAGCCACGCGAATGTCCGCTTCTTCATCGCCGGCGAAGGCGAGCAGGCGACCTGGTGGTTCGGCGGCGGCTTCGATCTGACACCCTATTACGGCTTCGAGGAGGACTGCGTGCACTGGCACCGCGTCGCGCGCGACGCGTGTTTTCCACACGGCCCAGAGCTCTATCCGCGCTTCAAGAAATGGTGCGACGACTACTTTTTCCTGAAGCACCGCAACGAACCCCGCGGCGTGGGCGGCGTGTTTTTCGACGACTTCAACGCCCTCGGTGCGAATGAGAGCTTTGCGTTTCTGCGCAGCATCGGCGACGCCTACCTGAAGGCCTACGTGCCGATCGTGCAGCGCCGCAAAGCCACGCCGTTCGGCGAGCGCGAGCGCGACTTCCAGCTCTATCGCCGTGGCCGCTACGTGGAATTCAATCTCGTCTGGGACCGCGGCACGCACTTCGGCCTCCAGAGCGGCGGACGCACCGAAAGCATCCTGATGTCGCTGCCGCCGCTCGTGAGCTGGCGCTACGATTACCAGCCGCAACCCGGCTCGCCCGAAGCGCGACTCTACAACGTGTTTCTCAAGCCCCACGACTGGGCGAACCATACCTGA
- the hemE gene encoding uroporphyrinogen decarboxylase, whose amino-acid sequence MTSRERFLKAVACEPLDRPPIWVMRQAGRYLPEYRALKAKSSFLEMVRTPELAAEVTLQPLRRFALDAAIIFSDILVIPEALGQGYKFRDEGGIAMEYRLENRAQLDRLNVTGVAERLDYMAQSLALVKKELKGERALLGFGGSPWTLATYMIEGGSSEDFSRIKELFFTDRPFFDALMEKLTAAVIEFFHMQIRAGADAIQIFDSWGGIIAGQDYEAASLRWMRQIIAAMPPGFPVILYAKGCPMQLTDMAFSGAKVLGVDWTVDLGVVRRLVPNNVALQGNLDPVLMNTTPEIVRREATRLLETMRGQNGHIFNLGHGIMPSAKLECMQALVDTVTQWK is encoded by the coding sequence ATGACCTCCCGCGAACGTTTCCTCAAAGCCGTTGCCTGCGAACCGCTCGACCGCCCGCCGATCTGGGTGATGCGCCAAGCCGGCCGCTACCTACCCGAATACCGCGCGCTCAAGGCCAAGTCGTCCTTCCTCGAGATGGTGCGCACGCCCGAGCTCGCCGCCGAGGTCACGCTGCAACCGCTGCGCCGTTTCGCCCTCGATGCCGCGATCATCTTCTCCGACATCCTCGTCATCCCTGAGGCGCTCGGCCAGGGCTACAAGTTCCGCGACGAGGGCGGCATCGCGATGGAGTATCGCCTCGAAAACCGCGCCCAGCTCGACCGCCTCAACGTCACCGGCGTCGCCGAGCGGCTCGACTACATGGCGCAGTCGCTCGCGCTCGTGAAGAAGGAGCTGAAGGGCGAACGCGCGCTGCTCGGCTTCGGCGGTTCGCCGTGGACGCTCGCCACCTACATGATCGAGGGCGGCAGCTCGGAGGATTTCTCACGCATCAAGGAACTGTTCTTCACCGACCGCCCGTTTTTCGACGCGCTGATGGAAAAACTCACCGCCGCCGTCATCGAGTTTTTCCACATGCAGATCCGCGCCGGCGCGGACGCGATCCAGATCTTCGACTCGTGGGGCGGCATCATCGCCGGCCAGGATTACGAAGCCGCCTCGCTCCGCTGGATGCGCCAGATCATCGCCGCGATGCCGCCGGGCTTCCCCGTCATCCTCTACGCCAAGGGCTGCCCGATGCAGCTCACCGACATGGCGTTCTCGGGCGCGAAAGTGCTCGGCGTCGACTGGACCGTGGACCTCGGCGTCGTGCGCCGCCTCGTGCCCAACAACGTCGCGCTGCAGGGCAACCTCGACCCGGTGCTGATGAACACCACGCCCGAGATCGTCCGCCGCGAAGCCACGCGCCTCTTGGAGACGATGCGCGGCCAAAACGGCCACATCTTCAACCTCGGCCACGGCATCATGCCCTCCGCAAAGCTCGAGTGCATGCAAGCGCTCGTCGACACCGTCACGCAGTGGAAATGA